TGGATAATCCAAAACAAAACGTTGCGGAGTCAGCGTTTGAGCTGTTGCGTACAAGAATTCATTGTCTTGATACACATCTGCGCCCATCTTTTTAAAGTTTTTAATATGATAATCGATTGGGCGAGCGCCAATTGCATCACCGCCAGGCATTGCAATTTTAACCGATTTAAACCGAGCCAAAAGAGGTCCGAAAACCAAGAGAGATGCTCTAAATTTTTTTACTGATTCTTGCGCCAAGGGACGATTTTCAAGATATGTTGTGTCAACTTCTAATATGTTTTTTTCAGCGTCAAATTGAACGGTTGCTCCAAGAGATTCTAGCACCATTATCATTTGATAAACGTCAGCGATAGCAGGAACATTTTGCAAAGTAGATTTACCTCGAGTGAGCAGCAAAGATGCCATTATTGCGAGCACCGCATTTTTCGCTCCAGACAATGAAACTTCACCAACAAGTGGACCTGATTTTTTTATATACACATATCCTGGAGACACAAACAAATCCTTTTACAAAGAGATTTTTCAAAAATTAACCGACTTAGATAAGTATAACTTTAATAAAAAAAATTTCACGAATTCTTAAAAAATTATCCTCTTGAAAAAAAACAAAGTAGGACCTATCCTGACAGAATAATAAAAATAATAATATTAAAAAAATGAGAAGAACCACCATGAAAAAAACATTATTTTCTTCAATTTTATTGTCCTTATTTTCTTTGTTTGCACTTCCTGAGCAATCAGGATCTTTAACCATAATTGGTGGGTCTATGTGTGCAGGAAAATCATCAAGGATCATAGAAACCGTTCGTAGAGCAACGCTTTCAAATATTAACATCTTAGTTTTCAAGCCCGCAATTGACAACAGAAAAATGTTAAATCTTGAACAGGACCCCCTCACATACATCCCTTCAAGAAATGGCAACTGGATTGATTGCATACCCGTACAAACAACCGCTCAAATGGCAGAAATTATAAAAAAGTCTCAAGCTATTATTATCGTTATCGACGAAGCGCACTTTTTCACACCAGAGTCTAAAGAATTTGTTGAACTCATCAGATTTCTAGTTGAATCTGGGAAAAAAGTTATTATTGCCGGACTAGAGCTAGACTTTCGAGGCGAACCTTTTGGCCCAATGCCAGAACTTTTAGCCTATGCTGACAAAGTAATAAAACTCACTGCAATATGTAGTAAATGCGGAAACGACACCTACTGCCTTACACAGCGCCTCGTTAATGGGCAGCCAGCTCATTATGACGATCCATTATTTTTAGTCGGAGCAAATCAATATGAACCACGCTGCAGAAGCTGCCACATTATTCGCAAAGACGAACGCAACGCTTAACTATGTACGCCGATCGTTTCATAAAGACTAAAAAACCCAAACTCCTCTTTTATAAATTAGCTTAGATACTATAGCTCTGCGTAAAACATCTCATTGAATTGTTTAAGCTTCGAGATAAATTTACGCATGCTTAAATTAAAGCTTAAGCATTTTGTGCAATATTATGGATTTTTTTATACTCATATGATAAAAAATAGTATCAATTTAATCGTGCAATGGCTTAAGAGCGTAAACATGTCTATGCGATATAATCTAAAAATTTTTTTACCCGTTATCGTTCTCGCAGGATTTTCATCAGCATTATCTCTTGAATCTAAACCAGAGCGTCACAATACTATTTCTGCCGTTTCTGATTATAAAAACCCTTGTAAGAATAATTTAGGTTCAAGGTTTGATTCGATGATGCAATCACCCTTTACAAGTCGCGCTTTAAGCCTGCGTGAGCAAATTGAAATAGCTGCCTACATACAAGTGCAAGATGCTATCTACCGTGAAAAGTTTAACATGGGATTTTATGAATTTGATCATGCCATGCGACTTGGATATGAGGATTTTATACATAAAAGCTTTAATGATCTGAATTTGTCTGACGAGGCAATTAAAGAACTATGGCAAACATATTTAAATAGTTCTTGGTGGAAACGACCGAGCAAGGTCGAAAAATATAGTAAAGTCGTCCAAGAGAAAATCAAAAAACGAAACAAGCTTGAAAAGGCAAAACAAAAAGTAGAGCAAGAAGCTCTTGATCGCAAAAATAAGGCTGTCGCAATGCAGCAAGACGAGGCAAAGAAAAAAGATGCAGAACAGCGACTGATCAGCGATCAAAAGGCTGATGAACAGCAACTTGCCATAGAAGAGCAAAAAAGATTAGCTCATGCACTTCTTGACCAAGAAGCCAAAGAACAACAAGAGGCATTAATTTTTTATGAGCATCTGATAAAACAAGAATATCAAGAATGTGATTTTGATCTTGCCAATTGTCCAGCCCTTGGGCTTGAAAAGCAGTGGCAAGATCGTCAAGAAGCGTTGTCGACAACCATTGAGCAAGATTTTATTCAATTTGATCAAGCGTACCACCTAACTCCGCAAACGGTTGGTTTTTTAGCTGCTCATGACATTGATTATAATAATTATCAGGGTTTTTTTGGCACCGATTTGCAACAACAATTACACGGTGAGATGTGTGATGCTTTATCACAAGCAGCAACTTTGCAAGCTAGTCTTCCATGTCAGAGCAATTTGCAAACAAGCGTTGTTGATTTTGCAGATGCCGCTTACGATGCAAATAAAAACCAACAAGTTTTATTAGCGTCTCAGCTTATGGATGTTGATTGGATTGTCTTGAGATTGTCGCGAGAGATAGCTACAGCTGCAATTCCGTACGGGAAAGCCGTTGCATCTGGCGTGGTTCATAGCGCTAGTGATTTTTTGCACATGGCCGCACACCCTATTGAAACATGCAAAGGCCTTGGCAGAGCACTATGTTTTGTTTTAGAAACGACTGCGCTAAATAGTTCAGAAATTGTTCTAGAATTCCCAGAAANNNNNNNNNNNNNNNNNNNNNNNNNNNNNNNNNNNNNNNNTAAAAGAAACGCAGAGATTTCACAAGCGCTGCAGAGTCTTGGCAATCAAATGGCAAATTCTACGGGCCCTGAAAGGGTTGAAGCCATAACTCGCTTTGGAGCTGACTTTGTAGTTCCGGGAAAAATTATACATGCAGTTGGTGGAATTTGTGGAGCTGTAAGGTCACAAGCTAAAATCATGCGCACACTTGAGGGTGCAGCATTTGTCCTTGCTGATGAGTTAGGATTTGAAGAAGTATCTCAAGAATTAGCTCTTGCAACTGAACAATTAGAAATAGTCGCACAAGAAAACATAGCAAACAATCTTGCTTATGAATTGATGGAAATAGAAGCTAATATTAACAAACCTGTGTCAATATCGAGACCAGCTCAGGCGATTGTTCAAGATATTAGAAACCTTGGAGGAATATTGCCTTATTCTGAGGTTGATTTATGTATAGATCTAAAACATATGTTTGATCATTCATTTCCAAAAGTTAATATATTGATTGATCAATCGACTTTAAGACAATTTAGACAGAAAGTTTATGTGTGTGAGGGATCGTCAATGAAGGTTAATTTGGACATAGATCATATTATTAATTTTGAGAGTAAATTGGTTCGTAACAATAAATTACAGGCTTTTGAAATACAATTTAAAGGTGGTCACCTAGCTGGTATTTGTAATAGATTAGAGTCTACCGGGATGGTAAAAATTATTGAAGCAAACACTCTTTCAAATGGCTGTTTAGAATATACCTTAGAGAATTCTTTTAATGGCGCTAAATTTACTAAAACAGAATTCCCGGCTCATTGGGATTATGAAAAAATAATTAAGAGTTGTTGGGATGTTTTTGAAAATCCTATAAGTGAAGACATTTTGTCTCGGGATAATGTGCATTATTACAGAATGGGAATAATCGATAATGTCTTTGAGATGAGCATAATGTTTAAACGACCTACTGATGAAATTTGTAATATTGTTACAGCATTGCCATATATCAAAAGAGCGGTATGAAGAAAATATTTTTGAAACTAAATAATGTTCTTGCAGGTTATTGGATTATTGAAGACGCAGGCTCTAGAAATTTTGAGCTATATAATTTGTATTTAGCCTTAGATCCGATTGAAGATGGGCAGGTTCAGGTTACAGATTATAATGGAACAGTATTGATTTGGTCGTTGGATAGCTTTAAAGAATCAGCGCAAATTGAATTTCAAACAGACAAAGAAAAACATGATTTTGATAGATCATATTATAAATATTATGATAAGCGCTGGAAAGAAATGCCTAAAATAGAAGTGACTAGTAAAGACTATCAAGATCTGAAAGTTAAATGGACAAAAATCATAGAAGAAAAGCCAGAATATGTAATATTTTCACTCGATGACTCTGGTCCTATTCATACTGTTGATGTGGTTGGTAAAAATGAACTTTCTGAGCAAGATATCATCGATTCAAAACAAGAGCATGAAAAGTTTTTAAGATATGAAAAAGCTATAAATTTATACAGAAATAGCTTGGTTGATTATAGTGATGTATGGCGATCCTCTGCTGATGATGAGTATGATTCAGACATAGAAAAGCATTACAATAAAAAGTCTACTGGATGGAT
The Candidatus Dependentiae bacterium genome window above contains:
- a CDS encoding thymidine kinase; its protein translation is MKKTLFSSILLSLFSLFALPEQSGSLTIIGGSMCAGKSSRIIETVRRATLSNINILVFKPAIDNRKMLNLEQDPLTYIPSRNGNWIDCIPVQTTAQMAEIIKKSQAIIIVIDEAHFFTPESKEFVELIRFLVESGKKVIIAGLELDFRGEPFGPMPELLAYADKVIKLTAICSKCGNDTYCLTQRLVNGQPAHYDDPLFLVGANQYEPRCRSCHIIRKDERNA